Within the Paenibacillus antri genome, the region TGCTCACGGCGGTTCCCTCTTTCCGGCGCGGATGTTTCTCTCATCATATGATCCGATCCGGAAAGTATGTCGCGGCGGAGGCGAGCAGGCTTACATGAAATCGAAGAAATATCGGATCGCGTGGAAGAAGATCGGCGACGTATACGTCAAGCTGTCGACGCGGTTCAAGTAGCTGTTCTTTCCTTCCTCCGGCTTCGCGTCGTCCCCGATCAGCAGGTCGCGCTTGAGCACGGAAATCGTCAACGCCCCGAAAAATCCGCTTACGCTGATCAGAATGCCCGACCAGATGCCGAAGGAGACGTCGAACGGAGTCAGGTGCGGATATAGGAAGTAAGACGCCGCGGTCGTGGCGAGCAGGGCGACGGCGAAGCCCTCCCACGTCATGTTCGGATTCGCCGTGGGTACGATCTTCCGCTTGCCGAAGTAGATGGAGATCAACGAATGGACGACGTCGTTCACCTGCGTCAAGACGACCAGGAACAACACGAGCTCGGCGCCGTATTCCGGCGTGGCGATCTGGTAATACGCCAGATGGCTCAGGCCGAACACCATCAGCATCAGCCCCCATTGCGTCGAGCTGACGGAGCGGAGGAAGCCGACGGTTCCTTTGTTAAGCAAGCGCGGGAGCGGCAAAAATAAAAAAACGTAGATCGGGATGAAGACGATGAACATCCCATACCATCCCGTGTAAATCCAATAGAACTGAATTGGGATCGACAAATACGCCCAGAGGAAGATGCGGCGGTCCGCCTTCCGGGTCTTGATCATCGAGAAATACTCCTTCAGCGCGAAGAACGTCAGTACCATGAGAGAGAGCAGAGAGACGACCGGATTGAACAGCGTCGCCAGACTGAAGATGAAGAACATGCCCCACCACGTGCCGATTCGCGCGGAGATCGCTTCGAAATCCTTGTTCGGCTGCTTCTTCCGTACGATATAGAAAGCAAGAGTAATGAAGACCAAGCTTGCGAAAATGACGCCGAGCGTCCACAACGCGCTGACCATGAGCGAACACCAACCTATGCACTTTTATAGTAGGCATCGAAATCGGGATACGGCATAATACATGTAGACGATATGAAGCAAGGGAGATTCGCCATGGATTCCGATCGTTCGGTTTATATCCTGCTTACGAATACCGGTACGTTGTTTACGAAATCCATACAGAGTTATACGAAGGCGCCGTATAACCATGCCTCGATCTCGTTCGACCGCGAGTTGACGGAGCTGTACAGCTTCGGGAGGAAAAACCCGAACAACCCGCTGAACGGCGGCTTCGTGAAGGAAGACATCAAGACGGGGACCTACAGCAAATATCCCAATACGACCTGCGTCATT harbors:
- a CDS encoding phosphatidate cytidylyltransferase, with the protein product MVSALWTLGVIFASLVFITLAFYIVRKKQPNKDFEAISARIGTWWGMFFIFSLATLFNPVVSLLSLMVLTFFALKEYFSMIKTRKADRRIFLWAYLSIPIQFYWIYTGWYGMFIVFIPIYVFLFLPLPRLLNKGTVGFLRSVSSTQWGLMLMVFGLSHLAYYQIATPEYGAELVLFLVVLTQVNDVVHSLISIYFGKRKIVPTANPNMTWEGFAVALLATTAASYFLYPHLTPFDVSFGIWSGILISVSGFFGALTISVLKRDLLIGDDAKPEEGKNSYLNRVDSLTYTSPIFFHAIRYFFDFM